A DNA window from Amphiprion ocellaris isolate individual 3 ecotype Okinawa chromosome 8, ASM2253959v1, whole genome shotgun sequence contains the following coding sequences:
- the LOC111587826 gene encoding cyclin-dependent kinase 16-like isoform X6 translates to MSMFEGEFVHEWPVGPGGAVEKMDRMKIIKRRLSMSLRSARPVDDSLSELAEQMALDEPSTARDNGIVHENVKMGSDGESDQASGTSSDEVQSPVRVRMRNNHHRRISNEDINKRLSLPADIRLPEGYLEKFAMNSPPFDKPMSRRLRRASLSEIGFGKLETYIKLDKLGEGTYATVFKGRSKLTDNLVALKEIRLEHEEGAPCTAIREVSLLKDLKHANIVTLHDIIHTDKCLTLVFEYLEKDLKQYMDDCGSIMSVHNVKIFLFQLLRGLAYCHRRKVLHRDLKPQNLLINEKGELKLADFGLARAKSVPTKTYSNEVVTLWYRPPDVLLGSTEYSTPIDMWGVGCIFYEMITGRPLFPGSTVEDELHLIFRILGTPTEETWPGITTSEEFKTYNFPHYHAEPLVNHAPRIDNDGHDLLSMLLQFEAKKRVSAEDAFRHAYFRSLGEQVQTLADTASIFSVKGIQLQKDPGKRSSVYPESTVAHRLGSAPSQYFQREAANPRVQSHNLSSTSTG, encoded by the exons ATGAGCATGTTTGAGGGAGAGTTTGTGCATGAGTG GCCCGTGGGCCCCGGTGGTGCGGTTGAGAAGATGGACAGGATGAAGATAATCAAGCGGAGGCTGTCCATGTCTCTACGCAGCGCTCGGCCCGTCGATGATTCTCTGTCCGAACTCGCAGAGCAGATGGCCCTGGATGAGCCATCCACAGCCAGAGACAACG gCATCGTCCATGAAAATGTGAAGATGGGTTCAGATGGGGAGAGCGACCAGGCATCTGGGACGTCCTCTGATGAGGTCCAGAGTCCAGTTAGGGTCCGCATGAGGAACAACCACCATCGACGCATCTCTAATGAG gaCATAAACAAACGTTTGTCTCTCCCAGCTGATATCAGGCTACCGGAGGGCTACTTGGAGAAGTTTGCCATGAACAGCCCACCCTTTGACAAACCCATGAGCCGCAGGCTTCGACGCGCATCATTG TCTGAAATCGGCTTTGGGAAACTTGAAACCTACATCAAACTGGACAAACTAGGGGAG GGAACCTATGCTACAGTGTTTAAGGGGCGAAGCAAGTTAACGGACAATTTGGTAGCTCTGAAAGAGATCCGACTGGAGCACGAGGAGGGCGCACCCTGCACAGCTATCCGAGAAG tgTCTCTGCTGAAAGACTTGAAGCACGCCAATATTGTCACTCTCCATGACATTATCCACACTGACAAGTGCCTGACACTCGTGTTTGAGTACCTG GAAAAAGATCTGAAGCAATACATGGACGACTGTGGGAGCATCATGAGTGTTCACAATGTCAAG ATCTTCTTGTTCCAGCTTTTAAGAGGTCTTGCGTACTGCCACAGAAGAAAGGTCCTACACAGAGACCTTAAACCCCAGAATTTGCTCATCAATGAGAAAGGAGAGCTCAAACTGGCAGACTTCG GTTTGGCACGAGCCAAGTCTGTCCCTACGAAGACCTACTCAAATGAAGTCGTGACATTATGGTACCGGCCTCCGGATGTGCTGCTGGGCTCCACTGAGTACTCTACACCCATTGACATGTG GGGTGTGGGTTGCATCTTTTATGAAATGATCACAGGCAGACCTCTCTTCCCTGGATCAACTGTGGAGGATGAACTTCACCTCATATTCCGCATCCTTG GTACTCCTACAGAAGAGACTTGGCCTGGTATCACAACCAGTGAAGAGTTTAAGACGTACAATTTTCCCCACTACCACGCAGAGCCCCTCGTCAACCATGCACCCAG GATAGACAACGATGGTCACGACTTGCTCTCAATGCTCTTACAG TTTGAGGCGAAGAAGCGTGTATCAGCTGAGGACGCCTTCCGACACGCGTATTTCAGAAGTCTTGGGGAGCAGGTTCAAACGCTGGCTGACA ctGCATCTATCTTCTCTGTAAAAGGCATTCAGCTTCAGAAAGATCCAGGGAAGAGATCCTCCGTCTACCCAGAGTCAA CGGTGGCCCATAGGCTAGGCTCTGCACCCTCGCAGTACTTCCAGAGAGAGGCAGCCAATCCCAGGGTTCAGAGTCACAATCTCTCCTCCACTTCCACTGGCTGA
- the LOC111587826 gene encoding cyclin-dependent kinase 17-like isoform X2, producing MSMFEGEFVHEWPVGPGGAVEKMDRMKIIKRRLSMSLRSARPVDDSLSELAEQMALDEPSTARDNEPMVVCAVHPPASHSAPSFLRQYAGHLGRTALRREPGGGLERDRAFLSLHRTGSLGPPPTGPMRNQCLQKVPRCTFKCQLFESCGIMDMSDNPQRCPARAPRVGDSRMGEARMGEGIRMGERDAPLRLSPFRMLRVLDSCRPPGNRIGIVHENVKMGSDGESDQASGTSSDEVQSPVRVRMRNNHHRRISNEDINKRLSLPADIRLPEGYLEKFAMNSPPFDKPMSRRLRRASLSEIGFGKLETYIKLDKLGEGTYATVFKGRSKLTDNLVALKEIRLEHEEGAPCTAIREVSLLKDLKHANIVTLHDIIHTDKCLTLVFEYLEKDLKQYMDDCGSIMSVHNVKIFLFQLLRGLAYCHRRKVLHRDLKPQNLLINEKGELKLADFGLARAKSVPTKTYSNEVVTLWYRPPDVLLGSTEYSTPIDMWGVGCIFYEMITGRPLFPGSTVEDELHLIFRILGTPTEETWPGITTSEEFKTYNFPHYHAEPLVNHAPRIDNDGHDLLSMLLQFEAKKRVSAEDAFRHAYFRSLGEQVQTLADTASIFSVKGIQLQKDPGKRSSVYPESTQGKSRRQSVLF from the exons ATGAGCATGTTTGAGGGAGAGTTTGTGCATGAGTG GCCCGTGGGCCCCGGTGGTGCGGTTGAGAAGATGGACAGGATGAAGATAATCAAGCGGAGGCTGTCCATGTCTCTACGCAGCGCTCGGCCCGTCGATGATTCTCTGTCCGAACTCGCAGAGCAGATGGCCCTGGATGAGCCATCCACAGCCAGAGACAACG AGCCCATGGTGGTGTGTGCTGTGCACCCCCCTGCCTCCCATAGCGCTCCCTCCTTCCTGCGTCAGTATGCCGGTCATCTGGGCCGCACCGCCCTGCGCAGAGAGCCGGGTGGGGGGCTGGAAAGAGACAGAGCCTTCCTGAGCCTGCACAGGACTGGATCTCTGg GTCCCCCTCCGACcggtcctatgagaaaccagtgcttgcaaaaggttccgag aTGCACTTTCAAATGTCAGCTGTTTGAATCCTGTGGAATAATGGATATGTCAGACAACCCCCAAAGGTGCCCAGCTCGTGCTCCCAGGGTGGGAGACTCTAGGATGGGGGAGGCTAGAATGGGAGAAGGGATAAGGATGGGGGAGAGAGACGCGCCGCTGAGGCTGTCACCTTTCCGTATGCTTCGAGTGCTGGACTCATGCCGTCCTCCAGGAAACCGTATTG gCATCGTCCATGAAAATGTGAAGATGGGTTCAGATGGGGAGAGCGACCAGGCATCTGGGACGTCCTCTGATGAGGTCCAGAGTCCAGTTAGGGTCCGCATGAGGAACAACCACCATCGACGCATCTCTAATGAG gaCATAAACAAACGTTTGTCTCTCCCAGCTGATATCAGGCTACCGGAGGGCTACTTGGAGAAGTTTGCCATGAACAGCCCACCCTTTGACAAACCCATGAGCCGCAGGCTTCGACGCGCATCATTG TCTGAAATCGGCTTTGGGAAACTTGAAACCTACATCAAACTGGACAAACTAGGGGAG GGAACCTATGCTACAGTGTTTAAGGGGCGAAGCAAGTTAACGGACAATTTGGTAGCTCTGAAAGAGATCCGACTGGAGCACGAGGAGGGCGCACCCTGCACAGCTATCCGAGAAG tgTCTCTGCTGAAAGACTTGAAGCACGCCAATATTGTCACTCTCCATGACATTATCCACACTGACAAGTGCCTGACACTCGTGTTTGAGTACCTG GAAAAAGATCTGAAGCAATACATGGACGACTGTGGGAGCATCATGAGTGTTCACAATGTCAAG ATCTTCTTGTTCCAGCTTTTAAGAGGTCTTGCGTACTGCCACAGAAGAAAGGTCCTACACAGAGACCTTAAACCCCAGAATTTGCTCATCAATGAGAAAGGAGAGCTCAAACTGGCAGACTTCG GTTTGGCACGAGCCAAGTCTGTCCCTACGAAGACCTACTCAAATGAAGTCGTGACATTATGGTACCGGCCTCCGGATGTGCTGCTGGGCTCCACTGAGTACTCTACACCCATTGACATGTG GGGTGTGGGTTGCATCTTTTATGAAATGATCACAGGCAGACCTCTCTTCCCTGGATCAACTGTGGAGGATGAACTTCACCTCATATTCCGCATCCTTG GTACTCCTACAGAAGAGACTTGGCCTGGTATCACAACCAGTGAAGAGTTTAAGACGTACAATTTTCCCCACTACCACGCAGAGCCCCTCGTCAACCATGCACCCAG GATAGACAACGATGGTCACGACTTGCTCTCAATGCTCTTACAG TTTGAGGCGAAGAAGCGTGTATCAGCTGAGGACGCCTTCCGACACGCGTATTTCAGAAGTCTTGGGGAGCAGGTTCAAACGCTGGCTGACA ctGCATCTATCTTCTCTGTAAAAGGCATTCAGCTTCAGAAAGATCCAGGGAAGAGATCCTCCGTCTACCCAGAGTCAA CCCAGGGGAAGAGCAGGAGGCAGAGTGTGTTGTTTTAG
- the LOC111587826 gene encoding cyclin-dependent kinase 17-like isoform X7, with protein sequence MSMFEGEFVHEWPVGPGGAVEKMDRMKIIKRRLSMSLRSARPVDDSLSELAEQMALDEPSTARDNGIVHENVKMGSDGESDQASGTSSDEVQSPVRVRMRNNHHRRISNEDINKRLSLPADIRLPEGYLEKFAMNSPPFDKPMSRRLRRASLSEIGFGKLETYIKLDKLGEGTYATVFKGRSKLTDNLVALKEIRLEHEEGAPCTAIREVSLLKDLKHANIVTLHDIIHTDKCLTLVFEYLEKDLKQYMDDCGSIMSVHNVKIFLFQLLRGLAYCHRRKVLHRDLKPQNLLINEKGELKLADFGLARAKSVPTKTYSNEVVTLWYRPPDVLLGSTEYSTPIDMWGVGCIFYEMITGRPLFPGSTVEDELHLIFRILGTPTEETWPGITTSEEFKTYNFPHYHAEPLVNHAPRIDNDGHDLLSMLLQFEAKKRVSAEDAFRHAYFRSLGEQVQTLADTASIFSVKGIQLQKDPGKRSSVYPESTQGKSRRQSVLF encoded by the exons ATGAGCATGTTTGAGGGAGAGTTTGTGCATGAGTG GCCCGTGGGCCCCGGTGGTGCGGTTGAGAAGATGGACAGGATGAAGATAATCAAGCGGAGGCTGTCCATGTCTCTACGCAGCGCTCGGCCCGTCGATGATTCTCTGTCCGAACTCGCAGAGCAGATGGCCCTGGATGAGCCATCCACAGCCAGAGACAACG gCATCGTCCATGAAAATGTGAAGATGGGTTCAGATGGGGAGAGCGACCAGGCATCTGGGACGTCCTCTGATGAGGTCCAGAGTCCAGTTAGGGTCCGCATGAGGAACAACCACCATCGACGCATCTCTAATGAG gaCATAAACAAACGTTTGTCTCTCCCAGCTGATATCAGGCTACCGGAGGGCTACTTGGAGAAGTTTGCCATGAACAGCCCACCCTTTGACAAACCCATGAGCCGCAGGCTTCGACGCGCATCATTG TCTGAAATCGGCTTTGGGAAACTTGAAACCTACATCAAACTGGACAAACTAGGGGAG GGAACCTATGCTACAGTGTTTAAGGGGCGAAGCAAGTTAACGGACAATTTGGTAGCTCTGAAAGAGATCCGACTGGAGCACGAGGAGGGCGCACCCTGCACAGCTATCCGAGAAG tgTCTCTGCTGAAAGACTTGAAGCACGCCAATATTGTCACTCTCCATGACATTATCCACACTGACAAGTGCCTGACACTCGTGTTTGAGTACCTG GAAAAAGATCTGAAGCAATACATGGACGACTGTGGGAGCATCATGAGTGTTCACAATGTCAAG ATCTTCTTGTTCCAGCTTTTAAGAGGTCTTGCGTACTGCCACAGAAGAAAGGTCCTACACAGAGACCTTAAACCCCAGAATTTGCTCATCAATGAGAAAGGAGAGCTCAAACTGGCAGACTTCG GTTTGGCACGAGCCAAGTCTGTCCCTACGAAGACCTACTCAAATGAAGTCGTGACATTATGGTACCGGCCTCCGGATGTGCTGCTGGGCTCCACTGAGTACTCTACACCCATTGACATGTG GGGTGTGGGTTGCATCTTTTATGAAATGATCACAGGCAGACCTCTCTTCCCTGGATCAACTGTGGAGGATGAACTTCACCTCATATTCCGCATCCTTG GTACTCCTACAGAAGAGACTTGGCCTGGTATCACAACCAGTGAAGAGTTTAAGACGTACAATTTTCCCCACTACCACGCAGAGCCCCTCGTCAACCATGCACCCAG GATAGACAACGATGGTCACGACTTGCTCTCAATGCTCTTACAG TTTGAGGCGAAGAAGCGTGTATCAGCTGAGGACGCCTTCCGACACGCGTATTTCAGAAGTCTTGGGGAGCAGGTTCAAACGCTGGCTGACA ctGCATCTATCTTCTCTGTAAAAGGCATTCAGCTTCAGAAAGATCCAGGGAAGAGATCCTCCGTCTACCCAGAGTCAA CCCAGGGGAAGAGCAGGAGGCAGAGTGTGTTGTTTTAG
- the LOC111587826 gene encoding cyclin-dependent kinase 17-like isoform X5 translates to MSMFEGEFVHEWPVGPGGAVEKMDRMKIIKRRLSMSLRSARPVDDSLSELAEQMALDEPSTARDNEPMVVCAVHPPASHSAPSFLRQYAGHLGRTALRREPGGGLERDRAFLSLHRTGSLGIVHENVKMGSDGESDQASGTSSDEVQSPVRVRMRNNHHRRISNEDINKRLSLPADIRLPEGYLEKFAMNSPPFDKPMSRRLRRASLSEIGFGKLETYIKLDKLGEGTYATVFKGRSKLTDNLVALKEIRLEHEEGAPCTAIREVSLLKDLKHANIVTLHDIIHTDKCLTLVFEYLEKDLKQYMDDCGSIMSVHNVKIFLFQLLRGLAYCHRRKVLHRDLKPQNLLINEKGELKLADFGLARAKSVPTKTYSNEVVTLWYRPPDVLLGSTEYSTPIDMWGVGCIFYEMITGRPLFPGSTVEDELHLIFRILGTPTEETWPGITTSEEFKTYNFPHYHAEPLVNHAPRIDNDGHDLLSMLLQFEAKKRVSAEDAFRHAYFRSLGEQVQTLADTASIFSVKGIQLQKDPGKRSSVYPESTVAHRLGSAPSQYFQREAANPRVQSHNLSSTSTG, encoded by the exons ATGAGCATGTTTGAGGGAGAGTTTGTGCATGAGTG GCCCGTGGGCCCCGGTGGTGCGGTTGAGAAGATGGACAGGATGAAGATAATCAAGCGGAGGCTGTCCATGTCTCTACGCAGCGCTCGGCCCGTCGATGATTCTCTGTCCGAACTCGCAGAGCAGATGGCCCTGGATGAGCCATCCACAGCCAGAGACAACG AGCCCATGGTGGTGTGTGCTGTGCACCCCCCTGCCTCCCATAGCGCTCCCTCCTTCCTGCGTCAGTATGCCGGTCATCTGGGCCGCACCGCCCTGCGCAGAGAGCCGGGTGGGGGGCTGGAAAGAGACAGAGCCTTCCTGAGCCTGCACAGGACTGGATCTCTGg gCATCGTCCATGAAAATGTGAAGATGGGTTCAGATGGGGAGAGCGACCAGGCATCTGGGACGTCCTCTGATGAGGTCCAGAGTCCAGTTAGGGTCCGCATGAGGAACAACCACCATCGACGCATCTCTAATGAG gaCATAAACAAACGTTTGTCTCTCCCAGCTGATATCAGGCTACCGGAGGGCTACTTGGAGAAGTTTGCCATGAACAGCCCACCCTTTGACAAACCCATGAGCCGCAGGCTTCGACGCGCATCATTG TCTGAAATCGGCTTTGGGAAACTTGAAACCTACATCAAACTGGACAAACTAGGGGAG GGAACCTATGCTACAGTGTTTAAGGGGCGAAGCAAGTTAACGGACAATTTGGTAGCTCTGAAAGAGATCCGACTGGAGCACGAGGAGGGCGCACCCTGCACAGCTATCCGAGAAG tgTCTCTGCTGAAAGACTTGAAGCACGCCAATATTGTCACTCTCCATGACATTATCCACACTGACAAGTGCCTGACACTCGTGTTTGAGTACCTG GAAAAAGATCTGAAGCAATACATGGACGACTGTGGGAGCATCATGAGTGTTCACAATGTCAAG ATCTTCTTGTTCCAGCTTTTAAGAGGTCTTGCGTACTGCCACAGAAGAAAGGTCCTACACAGAGACCTTAAACCCCAGAATTTGCTCATCAATGAGAAAGGAGAGCTCAAACTGGCAGACTTCG GTTTGGCACGAGCCAAGTCTGTCCCTACGAAGACCTACTCAAATGAAGTCGTGACATTATGGTACCGGCCTCCGGATGTGCTGCTGGGCTCCACTGAGTACTCTACACCCATTGACATGTG GGGTGTGGGTTGCATCTTTTATGAAATGATCACAGGCAGACCTCTCTTCCCTGGATCAACTGTGGAGGATGAACTTCACCTCATATTCCGCATCCTTG GTACTCCTACAGAAGAGACTTGGCCTGGTATCACAACCAGTGAAGAGTTTAAGACGTACAATTTTCCCCACTACCACGCAGAGCCCCTCGTCAACCATGCACCCAG GATAGACAACGATGGTCACGACTTGCTCTCAATGCTCTTACAG TTTGAGGCGAAGAAGCGTGTATCAGCTGAGGACGCCTTCCGACACGCGTATTTCAGAAGTCTTGGGGAGCAGGTTCAAACGCTGGCTGACA ctGCATCTATCTTCTCTGTAAAAGGCATTCAGCTTCAGAAAGATCCAGGGAAGAGATCCTCCGTCTACCCAGAGTCAA CGGTGGCCCATAGGCTAGGCTCTGCACCCTCGCAGTACTTCCAGAGAGAGGCAGCCAATCCCAGGGTTCAGAGTCACAATCTCTCCTCCACTTCCACTGGCTGA
- the LOC111587826 gene encoding cyclin-dependent kinase 17-like isoform X4 — translation MSMFEGEFVHEWPVGPGGAVEKMDRMKIIKRRLSMSLRSARPVDDSLSELAEQMALDEPSTARDNEPMVVCAVHPPASHSAPSFLRQYAGHLGRTALRREPGGGLERDRAFLSLHRTGSLGPPPTGPMRNQCLQKVPRCTFKCQLFESCGIMDMSDNPQRCPARAPRVGDSRMGEARMGEGIRMGERDAPLRLSPFRMLRVLDSCRPPGNRIGIVHENVKMGSDGESDQASGTSSDEVQSPVRVRMRNNHHRRISNEDINKRLSLPADIRLPEGYLEKFAMNSPPFDKPMSRRLRRASLSEIGFGKLETYIKLDKLGEGTYATVFKGRSKLTDNLVALKEIRLEHEEGAPCTAIREVSLLKDLKHANIVTLHDIIHTDKCLTLVFEYLEKDLKQYMDDCGSIMSVHNVKIFLFQLLRGLAYCHRRKVLHRDLKPQNLLINEKGELKLADFGLARAKSVPTKTYSNEVVTLWYRPPDVLLGSTEYSTPIDMWGVGCIFYEMITGRPLFPGSTVEDELHLIFRILGTPTEETWPGITTSEEFKTYNFPHYHAEPLVNHAPRIDNDGHDLLSMLLQFEAKKRVSAEDAFRHAYFRSLGEQVQTLADTASIFSVKGIQLQKDPGKRSSVYPESILFRFLQREM, via the exons ATGAGCATGTTTGAGGGAGAGTTTGTGCATGAGTG GCCCGTGGGCCCCGGTGGTGCGGTTGAGAAGATGGACAGGATGAAGATAATCAAGCGGAGGCTGTCCATGTCTCTACGCAGCGCTCGGCCCGTCGATGATTCTCTGTCCGAACTCGCAGAGCAGATGGCCCTGGATGAGCCATCCACAGCCAGAGACAACG AGCCCATGGTGGTGTGTGCTGTGCACCCCCCTGCCTCCCATAGCGCTCCCTCCTTCCTGCGTCAGTATGCCGGTCATCTGGGCCGCACCGCCCTGCGCAGAGAGCCGGGTGGGGGGCTGGAAAGAGACAGAGCCTTCCTGAGCCTGCACAGGACTGGATCTCTGg GTCCCCCTCCGACcggtcctatgagaaaccagtgcttgcaaaaggttccgag aTGCACTTTCAAATGTCAGCTGTTTGAATCCTGTGGAATAATGGATATGTCAGACAACCCCCAAAGGTGCCCAGCTCGTGCTCCCAGGGTGGGAGACTCTAGGATGGGGGAGGCTAGAATGGGAGAAGGGATAAGGATGGGGGAGAGAGACGCGCCGCTGAGGCTGTCACCTTTCCGTATGCTTCGAGTGCTGGACTCATGCCGTCCTCCAGGAAACCGTATTG gCATCGTCCATGAAAATGTGAAGATGGGTTCAGATGGGGAGAGCGACCAGGCATCTGGGACGTCCTCTGATGAGGTCCAGAGTCCAGTTAGGGTCCGCATGAGGAACAACCACCATCGACGCATCTCTAATGAG gaCATAAACAAACGTTTGTCTCTCCCAGCTGATATCAGGCTACCGGAGGGCTACTTGGAGAAGTTTGCCATGAACAGCCCACCCTTTGACAAACCCATGAGCCGCAGGCTTCGACGCGCATCATTG TCTGAAATCGGCTTTGGGAAACTTGAAACCTACATCAAACTGGACAAACTAGGGGAG GGAACCTATGCTACAGTGTTTAAGGGGCGAAGCAAGTTAACGGACAATTTGGTAGCTCTGAAAGAGATCCGACTGGAGCACGAGGAGGGCGCACCCTGCACAGCTATCCGAGAAG tgTCTCTGCTGAAAGACTTGAAGCACGCCAATATTGTCACTCTCCATGACATTATCCACACTGACAAGTGCCTGACACTCGTGTTTGAGTACCTG GAAAAAGATCTGAAGCAATACATGGACGACTGTGGGAGCATCATGAGTGTTCACAATGTCAAG ATCTTCTTGTTCCAGCTTTTAAGAGGTCTTGCGTACTGCCACAGAAGAAAGGTCCTACACAGAGACCTTAAACCCCAGAATTTGCTCATCAATGAGAAAGGAGAGCTCAAACTGGCAGACTTCG GTTTGGCACGAGCCAAGTCTGTCCCTACGAAGACCTACTCAAATGAAGTCGTGACATTATGGTACCGGCCTCCGGATGTGCTGCTGGGCTCCACTGAGTACTCTACACCCATTGACATGTG GGGTGTGGGTTGCATCTTTTATGAAATGATCACAGGCAGACCTCTCTTCCCTGGATCAACTGTGGAGGATGAACTTCACCTCATATTCCGCATCCTTG GTACTCCTACAGAAGAGACTTGGCCTGGTATCACAACCAGTGAAGAGTTTAAGACGTACAATTTTCCCCACTACCACGCAGAGCCCCTCGTCAACCATGCACCCAG GATAGACAACGATGGTCACGACTTGCTCTCAATGCTCTTACAG TTTGAGGCGAAGAAGCGTGTATCAGCTGAGGACGCCTTCCGACACGCGTATTTCAGAAGTCTTGGGGAGCAGGTTCAAACGCTGGCTGACA ctGCATCTATCTTCTCTGTAAAAGGCATTCAGCTTCAGAAAGATCCAGGGAAGAGATCCTCCGTCTACCCAGAGTCAA TCCTTTTTAGGTTTCTGCAGCGAGAGATGTAG
- the LOC111587826 gene encoding cyclin-dependent kinase 17-like isoform X1, producing the protein MSMFEGEFVHEWPVGPGGAVEKMDRMKIIKRRLSMSLRSARPVDDSLSELAEQMALDEPSTARDNEPMVVCAVHPPASHSAPSFLRQYAGHLGRTALRREPGGGLERDRAFLSLHRTGSLGPPPTGPMRNQCLQKVPRCTFKCQLFESCGIMDMSDNPQRCPARAPRVGDSRMGEARMGEGIRMGERDAPLRLSPFRMLRVLDSCRPPGNRIGIVHENVKMGSDGESDQASGTSSDEVQSPVRVRMRNNHHRRISNEDINKRLSLPADIRLPEGYLEKFAMNSPPFDKPMSRRLRRASLSEIGFGKLETYIKLDKLGEGTYATVFKGRSKLTDNLVALKEIRLEHEEGAPCTAIREVSLLKDLKHANIVTLHDIIHTDKCLTLVFEYLEKDLKQYMDDCGSIMSVHNVKIFLFQLLRGLAYCHRRKVLHRDLKPQNLLINEKGELKLADFGLARAKSVPTKTYSNEVVTLWYRPPDVLLGSTEYSTPIDMWGVGCIFYEMITGRPLFPGSTVEDELHLIFRILGTPTEETWPGITTSEEFKTYNFPHYHAEPLVNHAPRIDNDGHDLLSMLLQFEAKKRVSAEDAFRHAYFRSLGEQVQTLADTASIFSVKGIQLQKDPGKRSSVYPESTVAHRLGSAPSQYFQREAANPRVQSHNLSSTSTG; encoded by the exons ATGAGCATGTTTGAGGGAGAGTTTGTGCATGAGTG GCCCGTGGGCCCCGGTGGTGCGGTTGAGAAGATGGACAGGATGAAGATAATCAAGCGGAGGCTGTCCATGTCTCTACGCAGCGCTCGGCCCGTCGATGATTCTCTGTCCGAACTCGCAGAGCAGATGGCCCTGGATGAGCCATCCACAGCCAGAGACAACG AGCCCATGGTGGTGTGTGCTGTGCACCCCCCTGCCTCCCATAGCGCTCCCTCCTTCCTGCGTCAGTATGCCGGTCATCTGGGCCGCACCGCCCTGCGCAGAGAGCCGGGTGGGGGGCTGGAAAGAGACAGAGCCTTCCTGAGCCTGCACAGGACTGGATCTCTGg GTCCCCCTCCGACcggtcctatgagaaaccagtgcttgcaaaaggttccgag aTGCACTTTCAAATGTCAGCTGTTTGAATCCTGTGGAATAATGGATATGTCAGACAACCCCCAAAGGTGCCCAGCTCGTGCTCCCAGGGTGGGAGACTCTAGGATGGGGGAGGCTAGAATGGGAGAAGGGATAAGGATGGGGGAGAGAGACGCGCCGCTGAGGCTGTCACCTTTCCGTATGCTTCGAGTGCTGGACTCATGCCGTCCTCCAGGAAACCGTATTG gCATCGTCCATGAAAATGTGAAGATGGGTTCAGATGGGGAGAGCGACCAGGCATCTGGGACGTCCTCTGATGAGGTCCAGAGTCCAGTTAGGGTCCGCATGAGGAACAACCACCATCGACGCATCTCTAATGAG gaCATAAACAAACGTTTGTCTCTCCCAGCTGATATCAGGCTACCGGAGGGCTACTTGGAGAAGTTTGCCATGAACAGCCCACCCTTTGACAAACCCATGAGCCGCAGGCTTCGACGCGCATCATTG TCTGAAATCGGCTTTGGGAAACTTGAAACCTACATCAAACTGGACAAACTAGGGGAG GGAACCTATGCTACAGTGTTTAAGGGGCGAAGCAAGTTAACGGACAATTTGGTAGCTCTGAAAGAGATCCGACTGGAGCACGAGGAGGGCGCACCCTGCACAGCTATCCGAGAAG tgTCTCTGCTGAAAGACTTGAAGCACGCCAATATTGTCACTCTCCATGACATTATCCACACTGACAAGTGCCTGACACTCGTGTTTGAGTACCTG GAAAAAGATCTGAAGCAATACATGGACGACTGTGGGAGCATCATGAGTGTTCACAATGTCAAG ATCTTCTTGTTCCAGCTTTTAAGAGGTCTTGCGTACTGCCACAGAAGAAAGGTCCTACACAGAGACCTTAAACCCCAGAATTTGCTCATCAATGAGAAAGGAGAGCTCAAACTGGCAGACTTCG GTTTGGCACGAGCCAAGTCTGTCCCTACGAAGACCTACTCAAATGAAGTCGTGACATTATGGTACCGGCCTCCGGATGTGCTGCTGGGCTCCACTGAGTACTCTACACCCATTGACATGTG GGGTGTGGGTTGCATCTTTTATGAAATGATCACAGGCAGACCTCTCTTCCCTGGATCAACTGTGGAGGATGAACTTCACCTCATATTCCGCATCCTTG GTACTCCTACAGAAGAGACTTGGCCTGGTATCACAACCAGTGAAGAGTTTAAGACGTACAATTTTCCCCACTACCACGCAGAGCCCCTCGTCAACCATGCACCCAG GATAGACAACGATGGTCACGACTTGCTCTCAATGCTCTTACAG TTTGAGGCGAAGAAGCGTGTATCAGCTGAGGACGCCTTCCGACACGCGTATTTCAGAAGTCTTGGGGAGCAGGTTCAAACGCTGGCTGACA ctGCATCTATCTTCTCTGTAAAAGGCATTCAGCTTCAGAAAGATCCAGGGAAGAGATCCTCCGTCTACCCAGAGTCAA CGGTGGCCCATAGGCTAGGCTCTGCACCCTCGCAGTACTTCCAGAGAGAGGCAGCCAATCCCAGGGTTCAGAGTCACAATCTCTCCTCCACTTCCACTGGCTGA